From the genome of Blautia pseudococcoides, one region includes:
- the lepB gene encoding signal peptidase I: MRKKTYLLIGSIQIVIIIVFILLFKITIISGQSMSPTLKDGQITLVYKSCDDYEVGEIITVNTNEYGVCVKRILAKGGDVITFHDGKILKNGIELQPYECEPNLEQEYNLEDDQYFIIGDNYKASIDSRNYGPVMKSDIIGKVVLY, encoded by the coding sequence ATGCGCAAAAAGACATATTTGCTTATAGGGAGCATACAAATAGTCATTATAATCGTTTTTATACTTTTGTTTAAAATTACAATTATAAGCGGGCAATCAATGTCTCCTACATTAAAAGATGGTCAAATAACACTGGTATATAAGAGTTGTGATGACTATGAAGTTGGAGAGATTATTACTGTGAACACTAATGAATATGGCGTTTGCGTAAAAAGAATCTTGGCCAAAGGAGGAGATGTGATAACATTTCACGATGGAAAAATTCTAAAAAATGGAATTGAGTTACAACCATATGAATGTGAACCTAATTTAGAGCAAGAGTATAATTTGGAAGATGATCAATACTTTATTATAGGCGATAATTATAAGGCAAGCATAGATAGCCGAAATTATGGGCCTGTTATGAAAAGTGATATTATTGGAAAAGTGGTATTGTATTAA
- a CDS encoding ATP-binding cassette domain-containing protein translates to MVKIRKSEKRELISNALSQVGLAGYEKRKIYTLSGGEQQRVALAKIIVKSPKIILADEPTGSLDEVNRDYVLKVLEKFNEEGKTVIVVTHDSCVASCAKRHICL, encoded by the coding sequence ATCGTAAAGATACGGAAGTCTGAGAAGCGTGAACTGATTTCTAATGCTTTAAGTCAAGTGGGGCTGGCTGGATATGAAAAGAGAAAAATTTATACATTAAGCGGTGGCGAGCAACAAAGAGTAGCATTGGCAAAAATAATAGTCAAATCACCTAAAATTATTTTAGCAGATGAGCCAACAGGAAGTTTGGATGAAGTAAACAGAGACTATGTTTTAAAGGTATTAGAAAAATTTAATGAGGAGGGAAAAACAGTAATTGTAGTTACTCACGATTCCTGTGTAGCATCATGCGCAAAAAGACATATTTGCTTATAG
- a CDS encoding ATP-binding cassette domain-containing protein — translation MAIIELKEICKNYGDHVVLDKFTLEINEGDYVSITGPSGKGKTTILNIIGLLDNPTSGSVKICGHRNLKFSSRAAVNIRRNNLS, via the coding sequence ATGGCAATTATAGAACTGAAAGAGATTTGTAAAAATTATGGTGACCATGTTGTGTTGGATAAGTTTACATTGGAAATAAATGAGGGAGATTACGTGTCAATTACTGGCCCAAGCGGGAAAGGAAAAACAACAATTCTCAATATTATAGGATTGCTAGACAACCCAACCAGTGGAAGTGTTAAAATATGCGGACATAGGAATTTAAAGTTTTCTTCCAGGGCAGCAGTAAATATTAGACGCAATAATCTATCGTAA
- a CDS encoding lactococcin 972 family bacteriocin: MSIKKIKYNMASFLAMGLLTIATLGTGVAAAASGNASVGGGEWSWSSVPGVYASSSYYHRTATHSASAQVGTGSVVVDVKNPGGTAQATAYGVGTTRVWWDVL; this comes from the coding sequence ATGAGTATTAAGAAAATCAAGTACAACATGGCATCTTTTTTGGCAATGGGTCTGCTTACCATTGCTACGTTAGGGACAGGTGTGGCCGCTGCTGCATCCGGAAATGCAAGTGTAGGTGGCGGTGAATGGTCTTGGAGCAGCGTTCCGGGAGTTTATGCATCATCTTCCTATTATCACAGAACAGCGACACATTCAGCTTCAGCACAGGTTGGAACGGGAAGCGTTGTTGTAGACGTGAAAAATCCTGGTGGCACAGCGCAGGCAACCGCATATGGTGTAGGAACAACCAGAGTATGGTGGGATGTACTTTAA
- a CDS encoding GHKL domain-containing protein, producing MDLDMRQDAYDQLQDYTNQIENMYSSLRSFKHDYLNIMLSMSGYIETGDIDGLQKYFDKEIIPLNNKLSKNTSHMNQLMNIKITELKSIISAKLLYAMELNINVNIEVTEEISEISMDTVDLARILGVFLDNAIEATLETEVPSIQFAVINLDNEYTFII from the coding sequence ATGGATTTGGACATGCGCCAGGATGCCTATGACCAACTGCAGGACTATACAAATCAGATAGAAAATATGTATTCTTCACTACGCTCGTTCAAACACGATTATTTAAACATAATGCTTTCTATGTCTGGATATATTGAGACTGGGGATATAGATGGACTACAAAAGTATTTTGACAAAGAAATTATTCCACTAAACAATAAATTATCCAAAAACACATCACATATGAACCAGTTAATGAATATAAAAATCACAGAATTAAAAAGTATTATTTCTGCCAAACTGTTATATGCCATGGAGCTCAACATCAATGTAAACATAGAAGTTACAGAAGAAATATCTGAAATTTCAATGGACACTGTTGACTTGGCACGTATCTTGGGTGTTTTTCTTGATAACGCAATAGAAGCTACACTTGAAACCGAAGTACCTTCTATTCAATTTGCCGTTATCAATTTAGATAATGAATATACATTCATTATCTAA
- a CDS encoding septation protein SpoVG family protein, which translates to MDYSIRVYKVDKEDSRLRGFVSITFDGAFCAKSIALKQSAKGSLYLEMPKYLDYESILWF; encoded by the coding sequence ATGGATTATAGTATCAGAGTTTATAAAGTGGACAAAGAGGACAGCAGGTTAAGAGGATTTGTGAGCATTACATTTGACGGGGCATTCTGTGCCAAGAGCATTGCGCTGAAACAGTCTGCCAAAGGAAGCCTTTATCTGGAGATGCCGAAATATCTGGATTATGAGAGCATTCTTTGGTTTTAA
- a CDS encoding helicase-related protein — protein MEIKGTQIIFSDIGTPGNGKLFTVYDYIKQELVLKGVPEEEICFIHDAKTDEQRDQMFSDLRSGRKRIILGSTDKLGTGTNIQDRIVALHHIDCPWKPSAIEQREGRGLRHGNKNEEVSVYRYVTKNSFDAYLWELARDCEDVDETVLNFAEIKAVASGNPLILEKLEVDNEVTRLRVLKSAYEGKRYLLQDAFTVQYPQRIAARKKELEKLEGDIRTRNVEMEKNPLFEIVLKDRKFTELKEAGEFLRAIIEHTILYEELSIGTYKGLEIALNKNSEGATLYAKGSGLYKVELKKSDSVNIVRLENTINGLDKEAEEIRQKIADYHTEMENAKIEYEKEFQYEDLLKEKLKRQTEINSQLEIKEENEVIDNVPDESVAAPQIAAATR, from the coding sequence ATGGAGATAAAAGGAACGCAGATCATCTTTTCCGACATCGGGACACCGGGAAATGGAAAACTATTTACGGTATATGATTATATCAAGCAGGAACTGGTATTAAAAGGAGTGCCGGAGGAAGAGATCTGCTTTATACACGATGCCAAAACAGATGAGCAGAGGGACCAGATGTTTTCTGATCTGCGCAGCGGAAGAAAGAGGATCATTCTTGGAAGCACGGATAAACTGGGGACCGGGACCAACATCCAGGACAGGATTGTTGCCCTGCATCATATCGACTGTCCCTGGAAGCCTTCGGCCATAGAACAGCGTGAAGGCAGGGGGCTTCGGCATGGAAACAAAAATGAAGAGGTAAGTGTCTACCGGTATGTGACGAAAAACTCCTTTGATGCATATCTTTGGGAACTGGCAAGGGATTGTGAAGATGTGGACGAAACCGTTCTGAATTTTGCGGAGATCAAGGCGGTAGCCTCGGGAAACCCTTTAATCCTGGAAAAGCTGGAGGTTGACAACGAGGTAACGAGGCTCCGTGTCTTAAAATCCGCTTATGAAGGGAAAAGGTATCTTCTGCAGGATGCGTTTACCGTCCAGTATCCACAGCGGATTGCGGCCAGAAAGAAGGAACTGGAGAAGCTGGAGGGAGATATCCGTACCAGGAATGTAGAAATGGAAAAGAATCCGTTGTTTGAGATCGTCCTGAAGGACCGGAAATTTACAGAACTTAAGGAGGCTGGGGAATTTCTCCGGGCCATTATAGAACATACCATTCTTTATGAAGAGCTTTCCATTGGCACTTATAAGGGATTGGAGATCGCCCTCAATAAAAATTCCGAGGGAGCAACCCTGTATGCGAAAGGAAGCGGGCTGTATAAGGTGGAACTGAAAAAAAGCGATTCCGTAAATATCGTCCGTCTGGAGAATACCATAAATGGACTGGATAAAGAGGCGGAGGAAATCCGGCAGAAGATTGCTGATTATCACACGGAAATGGAAAACGCAAAAATAGAATATGAAAAAGAATTCCAGTATGAAGATCTGCTAAAGGAGAAACTGAAACGGCAGACAGAGATCAATAGCCAGTTGGAGATCAAAGAGGAAAATGAGGTTATTGACAACGTACCGGATGAAAGTGTGGCAGCGCCGCAGATCGCAGCGGCCACAAGATAG
- a CDS encoding DEAD/DEAH box helicase family protein: MEHITKVKDLYERTVTMISESEENWREFLECMGRLYQLDYLNTCMVYAQRPDATVLAGFDEWMELNLPVMRGSRGIAIFPSKLFGENVTHVFDVSDTKGPGVRPWNWTVNGTNRRKLAKMLFPEIYEKEKKFKNSLNTFTRTYVWFMIREEDGISKTLQRLKVLTGAEAELEEMEITRFIVDSALYAVESRCGVTDGELDFSLISRYQNEEILYRAGRLVSHLSGKVLFEISKTMKTIDLERSAYYGRDYRNSVQGSGRPSISRIGGDHERGNGNGNTGQVRQDGSQRPAGERSGPVRDDAAVGNASSENAGSTGAGGNAARRDRGETGTGMDGTGQRESIRYHENDGPANTGRDGSRGRSDQGSHSSDEITKTQQQEDMPQEEQKQEEGTALAVPFALSDIQPGEVTEEMKRIILLEMTDDETKQAVYLFFANNPDSEERGEYLHEVYGDDEVRKESKESFLSYEGGRDGFYLLWAQEDSMYEGYWPWEDVCESIENLIRERNYLPLESISDAAIDEEDTEAYVEDTEREPEAVEEKTDELEQLKVKILDIGEAFYGHKSSVDVLNQMICRIYSTNLTGEEKAAFLKNVLTQYGEVPQSYHAARLDNEFYEFQIQEDGVNISRADDPEEEFTNIQFDWEEIGDLTAHLAEEDRIPYSEDLETIKKQQKMYQMLSWFVKLQNAYVLLLEKEELEFPSGELQQMVENGAFEVPANPYHDAVRKAAAREFVGSSMAIAQNVEALERVQPKDLTAPEISVKLGTTWIDTQDYEKFLYETLQTPEKYQRGRAPLRLAVTVERLEMDMSYHIENKQIVWNTILAQQTFGTSRIDAYTLAEEIMNGRVIAVRDRIEDGDKVRYVINKKETMLARDKADQLKEEFRNWIFKDPERRKKYVDYYNQTFNCIRLREYDGSYLQLPGLSPLIELRPYQKNAVVRILSSGGNTLLAHAVGAGKSIEMICACMEMRRLGIATKPMITVPNHLTYQMGAEFIRTFPNAKILIAKKEDFQKENRRRLTARIATGDYDCVIVGHTQFQRIPVSNERQEAMIEKQVQQLVYAIDAAKRKEGKNWSVKQMETKKQQLLDKIERMNNEEIKDHVVCFEELGVNALFVDEAHQFKNLEIFTKMSNIAGIGSNGSQRAMDMRMKVQYINEINHGMGVVMATGTPISNSMTELYVMQVFLQEARLRMKNIYNFDAWASNFGEVTTALELAPEGTGYRMRTRFNKFVNLPELMMMFKEVADIILPEMLDIPKPKLKGGKYIIVESEASDYVRSRMEEMVSRAEAIHNGMVDPRTDNMLKITGEARLLGTDPRLLDLMPRWMKIPN, translated from the coding sequence ATGGAACACATCACAAAAGTAAAGGACTTATATGAGCGTACAGTTACGATGATCTCCGAGTCTGAGGAAAACTGGAGGGAGTTTCTGGAATGTATGGGAAGGCTGTACCAGTTGGACTACTTAAATACCTGTATGGTATATGCGCAGAGGCCGGATGCTACGGTCCTTGCCGGGTTTGATGAATGGATGGAACTAAACCTTCCTGTCATGAGGGGAAGCAGGGGAATCGCAATTTTTCCGTCAAAACTGTTTGGGGAAAATGTGACCCATGTATTTGACGTTTCCGACACAAAAGGGCCGGGTGTGCGTCCGTGGAATTGGACGGTCAACGGCACGAACCGGAGGAAGCTGGCGAAGATGTTATTCCCGGAAATCTACGAAAAAGAAAAAAAATTTAAAAATTCCCTAAACACCTTTACAAGAACGTATGTTTGGTTTATGATAAGGGAAGAGGATGGAATTTCCAAAACGCTGCAAAGGCTTAAGGTACTTACCGGTGCCGAGGCAGAACTGGAGGAAATGGAGATTACTAGGTTCATTGTGGACAGCGCGCTTTATGCGGTGGAAAGCAGGTGCGGTGTTACAGACGGGGAACTGGATTTTTCTCTTATCAGCCGGTACCAGAATGAAGAAATCCTATACCGGGCGGGGCGGCTGGTCTCCCATTTATCAGGAAAAGTATTATTTGAAATATCAAAAACCATGAAAACCATTGACTTGGAAAGGAGTGCATATTATGGCAGGGATTACAGGAATTCAGTACAGGGAAGTGGACGGCCTTCAATATCCCGTATTGGAGGGGACCATGAGCGAGGAAACGGTAATGGCAACACTGGGCAAGTACGGCAGGATGGCAGCCAGAGACCTGCAGGAGAACGATCCGGACCGGTACGGGATGATGCTGCTGTCGGGAATGCTTCTTCCGAAAATGCAGGAAGTACAGGAGCAGGCGGAAACGCTGCACGAAGAGATCGCGGAGAAACTGGTACAGGCATGGATGGCACAGGACAACGTGAATCCATACGATACCATGAAAATGACGGGCCTGCGAACACAGGCAGAGATGGAAGCCGAGGAAGAAGTGATCAGGGAAGTCATTCATCAGATGAGATAACAAAAACACAGCAGCAGGAAGATATGCCGCAGGAGGAACAGAAACAGGAAGAGGGAACCGCTTTGGCGGTTCCTTTTGCTTTGTCTGATATCCAGCCGGGGGAAGTCACGGAAGAAATGAAACGGATCATCCTGCTGGAAATGACAGATGACGAAACAAAACAGGCGGTGTATCTGTTTTTTGCCAACAATCCGGATAGTGAAGAACGCGGGGAATATCTGCATGAGGTTTATGGGGATGATGAGGTACGGAAGGAATCAAAAGAAAGCTTCCTGTCTTATGAAGGCGGGCGTGACGGTTTTTATCTGCTTTGGGCACAGGAAGATTCCATGTATGAAGGGTACTGGCCCTGGGAGGATGTATGCGAAAGTATCGAAAACCTGATCCGTGAAAGGAATTACCTTCCGCTGGAATCCATTTCTGACGCAGCAATAGATGAAGAGGACACCGAAGCGTATGTGGAGGATACGGAACGTGAGCCGGAGGCCGTAGAAGAGAAAACGGATGAACTGGAGCAGTTAAAAGTAAAAATCCTGGATATCGGGGAAGCATTTTATGGACACAAGAGCAGTGTGGATGTCCTGAACCAGATGATTTGCCGGATTTACAGTACGAACCTGACCGGGGAAGAAAAAGCGGCGTTTCTGAAAAATGTGCTGACGCAGTATGGGGAAGTACCGCAATCCTACCATGCGGCGCGCCTGGACAACGAGTTTTACGAATTTCAGATTCAGGAAGATGGCGTGAACATTTCGCGAGCAGACGACCCGGAGGAAGAATTTACCAATATCCAGTTTGACTGGGAGGAAATTGGGGACCTGACCGCTCATCTGGCAGAGGAAGACCGGATTCCTTACAGTGAGGATTTGGAAACGATCAAAAAGCAGCAGAAAATGTACCAGATGCTTTCCTGGTTTGTAAAGCTGCAAAATGCGTATGTGCTGCTTTTGGAGAAAGAAGAACTGGAATTTCCTTCCGGGGAGCTTCAGCAGATGGTGGAGAACGGGGCTTTTGAAGTGCCGGCGAACCCTTACCATGACGCAGTAAGAAAAGCAGCGGCACGGGAATTTGTGGGAAGTTCTATGGCTATCGCTCAAAATGTGGAAGCACTGGAGAGGGTGCAGCCAAAGGACCTGACCGCACCGGAGATATCAGTGAAACTGGGGACTACCTGGATTGACACGCAGGATTATGAAAAATTCCTTTATGAAACTTTACAGACACCGGAAAAATACCAGAGGGGAAGAGCTCCGCTGCGGCTTGCCGTGACTGTGGAGAGACTTGAAATGGATATGTCCTACCATATCGAAAACAAACAAATTGTGTGGAATACCATTCTTGCGCAGCAGACCTTTGGAACCAGCCGTATAGATGCCTACACGCTTGCGGAAGAGATCATGAATGGCCGTGTGATCGCAGTGCGTGACCGCATTGAGGATGGGGATAAGGTCCGGTATGTGATCAATAAAAAAGAGACAATGCTTGCCCGGGATAAGGCAGACCAGTTAAAAGAGGAGTTCCGGAATTGGATTTTTAAAGACCCGGAGAGGAGGAAAAAATATGTGGATTATTATAACCAGACCTTTAACTGCATCCGTCTGAGGGAATATGACGGTTCCTACCTGCAGCTTCCGGGGTTAAGCCCACTGATCGAGCTTCGGCCTTATCAGAAAAACGCAGTGGTGAGAATCTTATCATCGGGCGGGAATACCCTGTTAGCCCATGCGGTGGGAGCCGGAAAAAGTATCGAGATGATTTGTGCCTGTATGGAAATGCGCCGGCTGGGGATCGCAACCAAGCCGATGATCACGGTACCGAACCATTTGACTTACCAGATGGGAGCGGAATTTATCCGGACATTTCCCAATGCGAAGATACTGATCGCAAAAAAAGAGGATTTTCAGAAGGAAAACAGGAGGCGGCTGACTGCCCGGATCGCGACAGGGGATTATGACTGCGTGATCGTGGGGCATACCCAGTTCCAGAGGATTCCGGTATCAAATGAGCGCCAGGAGGCAATGATAGAAAAACAGGTGCAGCAATTGGTATACGCGATTGATGCAGCAAAAAGGAAGGAAGGCAAAAACTGGTCCGTAAAACAGATGGAGACAAAAAAGCAGCAGCTTCTGGATAAGATCGAGCGCATGAACAACGAGGAGATCAAGGACCATGTGGTATGCTTTGAGGAACTTGGGGTAAATGCGCTTTTTGTGGATGAAGCGCATCAGTTCAAAAACCTTGAAATTTTTACAAAGATGAGCAACATTGCCGGCATTGGCTCCAATGGTTCCCAGAGGGCTATGGATATGCGCATGAAAGTACAATATATCAATGAGATCAACCATGGAATGGGCGTGGTCATGGCAACAGGTACACCGATATCAAATTCCATGACGGAGCTGTATGTCATGCAGGTGTTCTTACAGGAAGCACGGCTCAGGATGAAAAATATTTATAATTTTGACGCCTGGGCTTCCAACTTCGGAGAAGTGACAACCGCATTGGAGCTGGCCCCGGAAGGTACCGGTTACCGGATGCGGACCCGGTTCAATAAATTTGTGAACCTGCCGGAACTGATGATGATGTTTAAAGAGGTGGCGGACATTATCCTGCCGGAAATGCTGGATATCCCAAAACCGAAGCTGAAAGGCGGGAAGTACATCATTGTAGAATCGGAGGCGTCTGACTATGTGCGTTCACGCATGGAGGAAATGGTAAGCCGTGCGGAGGCTATCCATAACGGCATGGTAGACCCACGGACAGATAATATGCTGAAGATTACCGGGGAAGCAAGGCTTTTGGGGACAGACCCGAGGCTTCTGGATTTGATGCCCCGGTGGATGAAGATTCCAAACTGA
- a CDS encoding DpnD/PcfM family protein, whose amino-acid sequence MEEKEYEVTIREILQRKVRQRAASEEEAQDMVEARYRAGEIVLEADDFFDHEFKCREVPHTREQNR is encoded by the coding sequence ATGGAAGAAAAAGAGTATGAGGTTACAATACGGGAAATCCTGCAGCGCAAGGTAAGGCAGCGGGCGGCCAGTGAAGAAGAAGCACAGGATATGGTAGAAGCAAGATACCGAGCGGGGGAGATCGTTCTTGAAGCGGATGATTTTTTTGACCATGAGTTTAAGTGCCGGGAAGTTCCGCACACGCGGGAACAGAACAGGTAG